The genomic segment GTTCGTGGTCGTTTGTGTGAGACCAAGAGCTTGTATGACGCGGGGGCAGACGACGATCGCTGGCATCCTTGCAGGATGCGACGGTGGGTGGGTATGATTTTGGCCTAACCAGGGGTGCGTTGGGGCTTTGTGTGTCCCGGGAAAGACGGGTAATCCGGCGGTGGGGTGGGTGGAGCTACCGGGTTTTATGCGCCGGACACACCCGTCCTACCTACGCAAAGCGGGCGAAGCGGGAGCTTGGGGTTACTGGACAAAGCTGCCGACGACCTTGGGCACCCCGCCTTTTTGGATGGCGAAGATCTCGGGACTGGCGGCGCGGGGATCGGTGCGAAAGCGGTCGGCGAGGTCGGGGGCGAATTCCTCGAGGGATTCGGGCTTGGCGGGGAAGACGAAGAGGGAGTGGCGATCCGGCAGGGCCACCCAGATTTCAGGGCCGAAGAGCTTTTCGAAAACGGCGGGCAGGGAAGGGGCGATGAGCAGGGAGGCGATGAGGGGCTGCTCGCTGCGATAGACGGCATACTGGGCTTTGCCAGCCGCGTCTTTGATGATGGTCGGCTTTAGGGCGGCCAGCCGCTTGTCGGCCACCTTTTTGGCCCGCTCCGCAAAGGTTTCGACGCTGAGGCCCAGCTTTTTGAAATCCTCAGCCGAGTAGGCCATGATGCCGGGAACATCGGTGAGTTCCTTGGCGGGGGTGAGCACGGTGAGTTCGGCACCTTCGGGCACGATGGAGAGGGCGCTGCGCATGACGACGGGCTCGGGCAGCAGCAGCAGTTCTTCCAGACGGCGTTCGGGCGTCTGGGCCATGAGGCCGCCGAGGAGGCAGAAAGCGGCGAGGAAGCAGTGTTTCATGGGGCCTCAATGGAGCACGGGTCCCGCGGCTGCGCCAGCATCAAAGACCTTGCACGCGGGGCGAGTCCCGGCTTCATGGAGCGCATGATCGCATTCCTCCGTGGCAAACTTGCCGAAGCCTACCCGCATCAAGCCATCGTGGACGTCGGAGGGGTGGGTTATGCGACAAACATTCCGCTGACTACCTTTGACAAGCTGCCGCAGCAGGGCGCGGAAGTGCGGCTGCTGACGCATCATCATGTCACGGAACGCGAGCACACCTTGTTTGGCTTTTTCACGGAGGATGAGCGAGACCTCTTCCGCTTGCTGATTGACCGCGTCTCCGGCATCGGGCCGAAGATGGCGCTGTCTGTCCTGAGCGGTATGCCGGTAGCGGCTTTCAAAGATGCGGTGATCCGCAATGACACGGCCGCCCTGGCACGGATCAAGGGCGTGGGCAAGAAGACGGCGGAGCGCATCGTGCTGGAATTGAAGGACAAGGTGGGAGTGGTGGATGCCTGGCAGGCGGCCGAGGTGGCGCGGGGCACGCATGATCCGAAACAGGCGGCCATCAGCGATGCCGTGCTGGGTCTGATCGCCCTGGGTTACAAGCAGAGCGAGGCGCAGAAGACGGTGAATGAGCTGGTCAAAGCGAGCACGGAGCCAGTGCGCGCCGACAAGCTGATCCGCGAGGCGCTGCGGGCGATGCAGTAAACCGTCGTACTACCAGCCAAAGAAGATGGGGCCGGGGACGATCTTCACCCCGCCGCTGCCCAGGGGGTTGCCCTTGGTCTCCTCGATGCTCTCCACGACGTTTTCTTTGAGGTTCACGCTCATGCTGCCGGTCTCCACTTTGATATAAACCACGGTCTGGATAGGCCTGCCCAGCGCATCCAGGCCGGTATTGTATTGGGGGATGCGGTCATAGACGACGTACTCCAGTTTCTCTTCCTTGCCGCTGGCGCTGAGCTTGCTGGACTTGCGGTTGGGCTTGCCCAGGCTGGCGTGGACTTCCTCGCTGGTCATGCCGAGCGCGATTTGCTTGGCGGCGATCAGAGCCTCCACCTCGGTCTGGCGCTGGTGGAGTTTTTTGAGGTTGGGGACGAGGTTGGGGTCGGGGGAAAGTAGGTCGTCCATGCGCATCCAGCCGGAGACATCGCCATGACGGGCGCGGCCGCGAACGCGGTAAGCGGTGTCCGAAAGGCCGACGAGCTTCACCAAAGTGCCAGGGGCCATGGAGCCGAGGGCCTGATCCATCTTGGAGCGGCTGTAGATGGGAGATTCCTGGAGCACCTTGAGAGTGACTGGCTTCTTCAGCATGTCCTCCACATCCATGGTGCCGGGTTCCGGGGCCAGGAGGGAGGATTTGCGCGAGCTGGAGAGCTGCGCGGAAGCCACGCTGCCGACGGCGAGGAAACCAAAAACCACGAGGAAAAGTGGGGCCTTGTTCATGACGGGAGTGAGACTATCAAAGTCTGACGGGTTCAGGAAAGCTTTTGTTCGACGTGCGGGAGCTTTCGCGTATCCGTTTGGCAATGTCTAACGGACCTCTCTCGACCAAGCTCTTCGAACTCGCCAAGCAATACATCCCCGGCGGGGTGAACTCGCCCGTGCGTGCCTTCCGGAATGTCGGCGGGGATCCTTTCTTTGTCCGGCGGGCCAAGGGCTGCCGCATCTGGGATGTGGACGGGCGGGAGATGATTGATTTTGTGGGTACCTGGGGTCCGGCGATTCTGGGTCATGCGCCCGTTTCAGTCATCGAGGCCATCCACACGGCAGCGAAGGACGGGGTGAGCTTTGGCATCCCGAATCCTTACGAGGTGGACATGGCGCGGACGATTTGTGAGTGGGTGCCTTCGGTGAAAAAGGTGCGTTTGGTCAGCAGCGGCACGGAAGCCACGATGTCGGCCATCCGTCTGGCGCGCGGTTTCACCGGGCGGTCCCGGCTGGTGAAGTTCGATGGCTGCTACCACGGCCACTCAGACAGCCTGCTGGTGGCAGCGGGCAGCGGGGCGCTGACTCATGGCCACCCGGACAGCGCGGGCGTGCCAGCGGCCTTTGCGGAGCTGACGAGTGTGCTGCCTTTCAATGATGAAGCCGCCCTGGAAGAGCTCTTTGAAGCCAAGGGGCATGAGATCGCCGCCCTGATCGTCGAGCCCTATCCGGCCAATGCCGGCCTCATTTTGCCGAAGCCCGGCTTCCTGCAGAAGCTGCGCGACATCACCACGAAGTACGGTGCAGTGTTGATCTTTGATGAAGTGATGACCGGCTTCCGCCTCGCCAAGGGCGGGGTGCAGGAGCTGGAAGGCATCACGCCTGACCTGACCTGCTTTGGCAAGGTGATCGGCGGTGGGCTGCCGGTGGGGGCCTTTGGCGGGCGGGCGGATATCATGGATTACTTGGCACCGCTGGGGCCAGTGTACCAAGCCGGGACCCTGAGTGGGAATCCTTTGGCGATGGCCGCAGGTCTGGCGCAGCTTCGCGAGCTGGAGCGCCAGCAGGGCTTTGCGTATCTGGAAGAAATCGGTCAAGTGATGGAAGACGCCGTGCTGGACGTGCTGAAGCGCAAGGGCCTGGGCTACCGCTGGTATCGCAAAGGCAGCATGTTCTGCCTTTTCTTCACGGAGACGGAGGTGCATAACCTGCAGGATGCGAAGACCTCCGACCTGGTGGCGTTCCGGAAGTTCTTCCACCACTGCCTGGACCATGGAGTTTACTTTGCCCCCAGCCAGTTTGAGACCGGGTTCATCAGCATGGCTCACGCCAAGGCGGACATGGAGCTCACGGCAGAGGTGGCCGCAGCGGCCCTCGCGTCTCTGTAATGGCTGTGCAGGTGCAGCTTTCCCGGGCCCAGTGATGTGAGCGGGAGAGGCAGTGCAGGCAGGGAGGTGTGGGCGGCTGAAAGTTGGCCGCCCGCCCCAAAATCTTGTGGCCAAGAGCAAAAAAGTAACCACTAAGAGGCCTGCCTCATCTCCCACAGGTCTTCAGGCACAGAGTTCAGGAAACCAGACCGCCCCATGAAATCCCTCCTTCGCAAAATCCTCGAAGTGTTCTTTGCAAAGTTCGGATACAGCTTGGCCCCGACCAAGAAGTGGGAGGAGTACCAGAAGATCTATCTGCGGGACAAGATCGGTGGCCCCAGCGCCAAGCATCTGGCCCGGCTGCTGGAGACCTATCCGGTGGACTGTGTGTTTGATGTGGGGGCCAATGACGGAGGCTTTGCTGAAATGCTGAGGAATGAGGTCGGCTACAAAGGCTGGATCATCTCCTTTGAGCCGCTGAAAGAAGTCGCCGAGGTGCTGGCCAAAAAGGCGGAGCGCGACCCGAAGTGGGAAGTCATGACCGATGCCCTGGGTCGGGAGACGGGTGAAAAGGAGTTTCACCAGATGGCCGGGGACGTGTTCAGCTCCTTT from the Prosthecobacter algae genome contains:
- the ruvA gene encoding Holliday junction branch migration protein RuvA, producing the protein MIAFLRGKLAEAYPHQAIVDVGGVGYATNIPLTTFDKLPQQGAEVRLLTHHHVTEREHTLFGFFTEDERDLFRLLIDRVSGIGPKMALSVLSGMPVAAFKDAVIRNDTAALARIKGVGKKTAERIVLELKDKVGVVDAWQAAEVARGTHDPKQAAISDAVLGLIALGYKQSEAQKTVNELVKASTEPVRADKLIREALRAMQ
- the hemL gene encoding glutamate-1-semialdehyde 2,1-aminomutase — protein: MSNGPLSTKLFELAKQYIPGGVNSPVRAFRNVGGDPFFVRRAKGCRIWDVDGREMIDFVGTWGPAILGHAPVSVIEAIHTAAKDGVSFGIPNPYEVDMARTICEWVPSVKKVRLVSSGTEATMSAIRLARGFTGRSRLVKFDGCYHGHSDSLLVAAGSGALTHGHPDSAGVPAAFAELTSVLPFNDEAALEELFEAKGHEIAALIVEPYPANAGLILPKPGFLQKLRDITTKYGAVLIFDEVMTGFRLAKGGVQELEGITPDLTCFGKVIGGGLPVGAFGGRADIMDYLAPLGPVYQAGTLSGNPLAMAAGLAQLRELERQQGFAYLEEIGQVMEDAVLDVLKRKGLGYRWYRKGSMFCLFFTETEVHNLQDAKTSDLVAFRKFFHHCLDHGVYFAPSQFETGFISMAHAKADMELTAEVAAAALASL
- a CDS encoding FkbM family methyltransferase; this encodes MKSLLRKILEVFFAKFGYSLAPTKKWEEYQKIYLRDKIGGPSAKHLARLLETYPVDCVFDVGANDGGFAEMLRNEVGYKGWIISFEPLKEVAEVLAKKAERDPKWEVMTDALGRETGEKEFHQMAGDVFSSFYLPDPDQPTKYTDSNRVLRTLPVQVETINNLWPQIKQRLGVKMLLLKMDTQGFDAEVFAGASACLDDIPIVMSEISCIRLYKQALTFQEALASYAASGYVPSLLNSISFDDRQAAIEMDALLVRKKLD